One part of the Arabidopsis thaliana chromosome 1 sequence genome encodes these proteins:
- the FANCM gene encoding DEAD/DEAH box RNA helicase family protein, translated as MGSRVPIETIEEDGEFDWEAAVKEIDLACLKTTNASSSSSSHFTPLANPPITANLTKPPAKRQSTLDKFIGRTEHKPENHQVVSECGVNDNDNSPLVGIDPEAAKTWIYPGFVPLRDYQFAITKTALFSNTLVALPTGLGKTLIAAVVMYNYFRWFPQGKIVFAAPSRPLVMQQIEACHNIVGIPQEWTIDLTGQTCPSKRAFLWKSKRVFFVTPQVLEKDIQSGTCLTNYLVCLVIDEAHRALGNYSYCVVVRELMAVPIQLRILALTATPGSKTQAIQGIIDNLQISTLEYRNESDHDVCPYVHDRKLEVIEVPLGQDADDVSKRLFHVIRPYAVRLKNFGVNLNRDIQTLSPHEVLMARDKFRQAPLPGLPHVNHGDVESCFAALITLYHIRKLLSSHGIRPAYEMLEEKLKEGPFARLMSKNEDIRMTKLLMQQRLSHGAPSPKLSKMLEILVDHFKVKDPKTSRVIIFSNFRGSVRDIMNALSNIGDMVKATEFIGQSSGKTLKGQSQKIQQAVLEKFRAGGFNVIVATSIGEEGLDIMEVDLVICFDANVSPLRMIQRMGRTGRKNNGRVVVLACEGSEKNSYMRKQASGRAIKKHMRNGGTNSFNFHPSPRMIPHVYKPEVQHVEFSIKQFVPRGKKLQEEYATETPAFQKKLTPAETHMLAKYYNNPDEEKLRVSLIAFPHFQTLPSKVHKVMHSRQTGMLIDAMQHLQEPTFSEQSKSFFTEFRAPLGEREELDTGLRVTNDPKDLHSVRDLEVNTSQRKAKQVESPTSTLETTEKDYEESSPTHRYLFSSECASVDTLGNVFVMPVPLLFFPNVLESDNTPLPKTEKQHSCRNTSHIDLVPVDTSEKHRQDNISCKLKERFSPDGASETLETHSLVKRNSTRVGEDDVANSVGEIVLSSDEDDCEGLELSPRLTNFIKSGIVPESPVYDQGEANREEDLEFPQLSSPMRFSNELAGESSFPERKVQHKCNDYNIVSTTTELRTPQKEVGLANGTECLAVSPIPEDWRTPLANLTNTNSSARKDWRVSSGEKLETLRQPRKLKRLRRLGDCSSAVKENYPGITEADHIRSRSRGKKHIRGKKKMIMDDDVQVFIDEEAEVSSGAEMSADENEDVTGDSFEDSFIDDGTMPTANTQAESGKVDMMAVYRRSLLSQSPLPARFRDLAASSLSPYSAGPLTRINESRSDSDKSLSSLRTPKTTNSESNQDAMMIGNLSVVQISSDSRKRKFSLCNSANAPVINLESKFAAHAQATEKESHEGVRSNAGALEYNDDDDDAFFATLDFDAMEAQATLLLSKQRSEAKEKEDATVIPNPGMQRSDGMEKDAPSFDLGLW; from the exons ATGGGATCTAGGGTTCCAATAGAAACCATCGAAGAAGACGGC GAATTCGATTGGGAAGCAGCAGTCAAAGAAATCGACTTGGCTTGTCTTAAAACCACaaacgcttcttcttcttcgtcatccCATTTCACTCCTTTGGCTAATCCACCAATTACGGCAAATCTCACTAAGCCACCTGCGAAGAGACAATCTACTCTCGATAAATTCATCGGCAGAACCGAACATAAACCGGAGAATCATCAAGTTGTTTCCGAGTGTGGTGTTAACGATAACGATAATAGTCCTTTAGTTGGGATTGATCCTGAGGCAGCTAAAACTTGGATTTATCCAGGTTT TGTTCCTTTAAGAGATTATCAGTTTGCTATAACGAAGACTGCTTTGTTTTCGAATACATTGGTGGCTTTGCCTACGGGACTTGGTAAAACGCTTATAGCTGCGGTTGTTATGTATAATTACTTCAGATGGTTTCCACAAG gtAAAATAGTATTTGCGGCGCCTTCTAGGCCTCTTGTGATGCAGCAGATTGAGGCGTGTCATAATATTGTTGGAATACCACAA GAATGGACGATTGACTTGACGGGTCAGACATGTCCTTCGAAAAGAGCTTTTTTGTGGAAAAGCAAACGGGTTTTCTTTGTCACTCCACAAGTGTTAGAGAAGGATATACAGTCAG GAACATGTCTTACTAACTACTTGGTTTGCTTGGTGATCGACGAGGCACATCGAGCTTTAGGGAATTATTCTTATTGTGTTGTAGTTCGTGag TTGATGGCGGTACCGATACAGCTGAGAATACTGGCTCTTACTGCAACTCCTGGAT CAAAGACACAGGCCATCCAGGGTATCATTGATAATTTGCAGATATCCACACTTGAATATCGAAATGAGAGTGACCATGATGTTTGCCCTTATGTCCACGACAGAAAATTAGAAGTCATCGAG GTTCCCTTGGGTCAAGATGCAGATGATGTATCGAAACGCCTGTTTCATGTTATACGTCCATATGCAGTCAGGCTTAAAAACTTTGGGGTTAATCTAAATAGAGATATACAAACT TTAAGTCCACACGAAGTACTTATGGCAAGGGATAAGTTTCGTCAAGCACCTCTACCAGGCCTTCCCCATGTAAATCACGGAGATGTAGAATCTTGCTTTGCAGCTCTTATCACTCTTTATCATATTCGTAAGCTCCTTTCTAGTCATGGAATAAGACCAGCGTATGAGATGCtagaagagaaattgaaagaagG GCCATTTGCTAGGTTGATGAGTAAGAATGAAGATATTAGGATGACGAAGCTTTTGATGCAGCAAAGGTTGTCACATGGAGCACCAAGCCCAAAATTGTCGAAGATGTTAGAAATACTGGTTGATCATTTCa AAGTGAAAGATCCGAAGACATCACGGGTcattattttctcaaatttcagAGGAAGCGTAAG AGACATAATGAACGCATTAAGTAATATTGGAGATATGGTCAAAGCAACTGAGTTTATTGGTCAAAGTTCAG GTAAGACATTGAAAGGCCAGTCGCAAAAAATTCAGCAGGCTGTTTTGGAG AAATTTAGAGCTGGGGGGTTCAATGTTATTGTCGCAACATCTATTGGTGAAGAAGGCTTGGATATCATGGAAGTTGACCTAGTTATATGTTTTGATGCTAATGTATCTCCTCTGAGGATGATTCAACGGATGGGAAGAACTGGAAGGAAAAATAATGGTCGAGTTG TAGTTCTTGCTTGTGAAGGATCAGAAAAGAACAGCTATATGCGAAAGCAAGCAAGTGGACGGGCTATTAAAAAACACATGCGGAATGGAGGAACAaatagttttaattttcatcCTAGTCCAAGGATG ATTCCCCATGTTTATAAGCCAGAAGTTCAGCATGTTGAGTTTTCAATCAAGCAATTCGTTCCACGTGGAAAGAAACTACAAGAGGAGTATGCCACTGAGACTCCAGCTTTCCAGAAAAAGCTTACACCTGCAGAGACGCATATGCTCGCTAAGTATTACAACAACCCCGATGAGGAAAAGTTGAGAGTGTCCTTAATTGCGTTCCCTCACTTCCAGACATTGCCATCCAAGGTGCACAAAGTAATGCATTCACGTCAAACAGGCATGTTAATTGACGCTATGCAGCACTTGCAAGAGCCAACTTTTTCAGAACAGAGTAAAAGCTTCTTCACTGAG TTTCGAGCTCCTTTGggtgaaagagaagagcttGATACAGGTCTGAGGGTTACTAATGATCCAAAAG ATCTACACTCTGTCCGTGATTTGGAAGTCAACACATCACAGAGAAAGGCAAAACAAGTTGAATCTCCCACAAGCACCTTAGAGACAACAGAGAAGGATTACGAAGAATCTTCACCCACACACCGTTATCTTTTCAGTTCAGAATGTGCATCCGTTGATACTCTGGGGAACGTCTTCGTAATGCCAGTTCCTCTTTTATTCTTTCCTAATGTTCTGGAGTCAGACAATACGCCTCTGcctaaaacagaaaaacaacatTCTTGCCGGAATACATCTCACATTGACTTAGTTCCAGTAGATACTTCGGAAAAACATCGGCAAGATAATATCTCATGCAAGTTAAAGGAAAGATTCTCGCCAGACGGTGCCAGCGAGACACTAGAGACTCATAGCCTTGTGAAAAGGAACTCCACCAGAGTAGGTGAAGATGATGTAGCGAATTCTGTTGGAGAAATTGTGTTATCATCGGATGAAGATGACTGTGAGGGATTGGAGCTTAGTCCACGGCTCACTAACTTCATCAAGAGCGGCATTGTTCCAGAGTCACCTGTCTATGACCAAG GGGAAGcgaacagagaagaagatcttgAATTTCCTCAGCTTTCTTCACCCATGAGGTTCAGTAACGAATTGGCAGGAGAGTCTTCTTTCCCTGAGAGAAAGGTTCAGCATAAGTGCAACGATTATAACATTGTGTCTACAACCACTGAATTGAGAACTCCTCAGAAGGAGGTAGGTTTGGCCAACGGAACAGAATGCTTGGCTGTTTCTCCTATTCCTGAGGATTGGAGAACTCCCTTGGCGAATCTGACAAACACAAACAGCAGCGCTCGCAAAGATTGGCGGGTGAGTTCTGGAGAAAAGTTAGAAACTCTTCGACAGCCTCGCAAGTTGAAGAGACTACGTAGACTTGGAGATTGCTCGAGTGCTGTAAAGGAGAATTATCCTGGTATTACAGAGGCAGACCATATCAGATCTCGTTCTCGCGGTAAAAAGCACATTAGAG gtaagaagaagatgatcatgGATGATGATGTCCAAGTCTTCATTGACGAGGAAGCTGA GGTCTCTTCGGGAGCAGAGATGTCGGCTGATGAGAACGAAGATGTGACTGGCGATTCATTTGAAGATAGTTTCATAGATGACGGAACAATGCCTACAGCAAATACTCAAGCCGAGTCTGGTAAAGTTGACATGATGGCTGTTTACAG GCGTTCTCTTCTCAGCCAGTCACCATTACCGGCGAGATTTCGTGATTTAGCCGCATCAAGTCTGAGTCCTTATTCTGCTGGACCCTTGACGAGAATAAATGAGAGCAGAAGCGACTCAGATAAATCATTGTCTTCTCTTCGaacaccaaaaacaacaaactctGAGTCAAACCAAGATGCAATGATGATAGGAAACCTTTCGGTAGTACAAATCTCGTCAGATAGCCGGAAAAGGAAATTTAGCTTATGCAACTCGGCGAATGCCCCCGTGATTAACTTAGAAAGCAAGTTTGCAGCTCATGCACAAGCCACGGAGAAGGAAAGCCATGAAGGCGTGAGAAGCAATGCAGGTGCGTTAGAgtacaatgatgatgatgatgatgcattcTTTGCGACACTAGACTTTGATGCAATGGAAGCACAAGCCACATTGTTATTGTCGAAACAGAGATCCgaagcaaaagagaaagaagacgCAACGGTTATACCTAATCCAGGCATGCAGAGAAGTGATGGTATGGAGAAAGATGCACCATCTTTTGATCTTGGTCTGTGGTGA
- the FANCM gene encoding DEAD/DEAH box RNA helicase family protein gives MGSRVPIETIEEDGEFDWEAAVKEIDLACLKTTNASSSSSSHFTPLANPPITANLTKPPAKRQSTLDKFIGRTEHKPENHQVVSECGVNDNDNSPLVGIDPEAAKTWIYPVNGSVPLRDYQFAITKTALFSNTLVALPTGLGKTLIAAVVMYNYFRWFPQGKIVFAAPSRPLVMQQIEACHNIVGIPQEWTIDLTGQTCPSKRAFLWKSKRVFFVTPQVLEKDIQSGTCLTNYLVCLVIDEAHRALGNYSYCVVVRELMAVPIQLRILALTATPGSKTQAIQGIIDNLQISTLEYRNESDHDVCPYVHDRKLEVIEVPLGQDADDVSKRLFHVIRPYAVRLKNFGVNLNRDIQTLSPHEVLMARDKFRQAPLPGLPHVNHGDVESCFAALITLYHIRKLLSSHGIRPAYEMLEEKLKEGPFARLMSKNEDIRMTKLLMQQRLSHGAPSPKLSKMLEILVDHFKVKDPKTSRVIIFSNFRGSVRDIMNALSNIGDMVKATEFIGQSSGKTLKGQSQKIQQAVLEKFRAGGFNVIVATSIGEEGLDIMEVDLVICFDANVSPLRMIQRMGRTGRKNNGRVVVLACEGSEKNSYMRKQASGRAIKKHMRNGGTNSFNFHPSPRMIPHVYKPEVQHVEFSIKQFVPRGKKLQEEYATETPAFQKKLTPAETHMLAKYYNNPDEEKLRVSLIAFPHFQTLPSKVHKVMHSRQTGMLIDAMQHLQEPTFSEQSKSFFTEFRAPLGEREELDTGLRVTNDPKDLHSVRDLEVNTSQRKAKQVESPTSTLETTEKDYEESSPTHRYLFSSECASVDTLGNVFVMPVPLLFFPNVLESDNTPLPKTEKQHSCRNTSHIDLVPVDTSEKHRQDNISCKLKERFSPDGASETLETHSLVKRNSTRVGEDDVANSVGEIVLSSDEDDCEGLELSPRLTNFIKSGIVPESPVYDQGEANREEDLEFPQLSSPMRFSNELAGESSFPERKVQHKCNDYNIVSTTTELRTPQKEVGLANGTECLAVSPIPEDWRTPLANLTNTNSSARKDWRVSSGEKLETLRQPRKLKRLRRLGDCSSAVKENYPGITEADHIRSRSRGKKHIRGKKKMIMDDDVQVFIDEEAEVSSGAEMSADENEDVTGDSFEDSFIDDGTMPTANTQAESGKVDMMAVYRRSLLSQSPLPARFRDLAASSLSPYSAGPLTRINESRSDSDKSLSSLRTPKTTNSESNQDAMMIGNLSVVQISSDSRKRKFSLCNSANAPVINLESKFAAHAQATEKESHEGVRSNAGALEYNDDDDDAFFATLDFDAMEAQATLLLSKQRSEAKEKEDATVIPNPGMQRSDGMEKDAPSFDLGLW, from the exons ATGGGATCTAGGGTTCCAATAGAAACCATCGAAGAAGACGGC GAATTCGATTGGGAAGCAGCAGTCAAAGAAATCGACTTGGCTTGTCTTAAAACCACaaacgcttcttcttcttcgtcatccCATTTCACTCCTTTGGCTAATCCACCAATTACGGCAAATCTCACTAAGCCACCTGCGAAGAGACAATCTACTCTCGATAAATTCATCGGCAGAACCGAACATAAACCGGAGAATCATCAAGTTGTTTCCGAGTGTGGTGTTAACGATAACGATAATAGTCCTTTAGTTGGGATTGATCCTGAGGCAGCTAAAACTTGGATTTATCCAG TGAATGGGAGTGTTCCTTTAAGAGATTATCAGTTTGCTATAACGAAGACTGCTTTGTTTTCGAATACATTGGTGGCTTTGCCTACGGGACTTGGTAAAACGCTTATAGCTGCGGTTGTTATGTATAATTACTTCAGATGGTTTCCACAAG gtAAAATAGTATTTGCGGCGCCTTCTAGGCCTCTTGTGATGCAGCAGATTGAGGCGTGTCATAATATTGTTGGAATACCACAA GAATGGACGATTGACTTGACGGGTCAGACATGTCCTTCGAAAAGAGCTTTTTTGTGGAAAAGCAAACGGGTTTTCTTTGTCACTCCACAAGTGTTAGAGAAGGATATACAGTCAG GAACATGTCTTACTAACTACTTGGTTTGCTTGGTGATCGACGAGGCACATCGAGCTTTAGGGAATTATTCTTATTGTGTTGTAGTTCGTGag TTGATGGCGGTACCGATACAGCTGAGAATACTGGCTCTTACTGCAACTCCTGGAT CAAAGACACAGGCCATCCAGGGTATCATTGATAATTTGCAGATATCCACACTTGAATATCGAAATGAGAGTGACCATGATGTTTGCCCTTATGTCCACGACAGAAAATTAGAAGTCATCGAG GTTCCCTTGGGTCAAGATGCAGATGATGTATCGAAACGCCTGTTTCATGTTATACGTCCATATGCAGTCAGGCTTAAAAACTTTGGGGTTAATCTAAATAGAGATATACAAACT TTAAGTCCACACGAAGTACTTATGGCAAGGGATAAGTTTCGTCAAGCACCTCTACCAGGCCTTCCCCATGTAAATCACGGAGATGTAGAATCTTGCTTTGCAGCTCTTATCACTCTTTATCATATTCGTAAGCTCCTTTCTAGTCATGGAATAAGACCAGCGTATGAGATGCtagaagagaaattgaaagaagG GCCATTTGCTAGGTTGATGAGTAAGAATGAAGATATTAGGATGACGAAGCTTTTGATGCAGCAAAGGTTGTCACATGGAGCACCAAGCCCAAAATTGTCGAAGATGTTAGAAATACTGGTTGATCATTTCa AAGTGAAAGATCCGAAGACATCACGGGTcattattttctcaaatttcagAGGAAGCGTAAG AGACATAATGAACGCATTAAGTAATATTGGAGATATGGTCAAAGCAACTGAGTTTATTGGTCAAAGTTCAG GTAAGACATTGAAAGGCCAGTCGCAAAAAATTCAGCAGGCTGTTTTGGAG AAATTTAGAGCTGGGGGGTTCAATGTTATTGTCGCAACATCTATTGGTGAAGAAGGCTTGGATATCATGGAAGTTGACCTAGTTATATGTTTTGATGCTAATGTATCTCCTCTGAGGATGATTCAACGGATGGGAAGAACTGGAAGGAAAAATAATGGTCGAGTTG TAGTTCTTGCTTGTGAAGGATCAGAAAAGAACAGCTATATGCGAAAGCAAGCAAGTGGACGGGCTATTAAAAAACACATGCGGAATGGAGGAACAaatagttttaattttcatcCTAGTCCAAGGATG ATTCCCCATGTTTATAAGCCAGAAGTTCAGCATGTTGAGTTTTCAATCAAGCAATTCGTTCCACGTGGAAAGAAACTACAAGAGGAGTATGCCACTGAGACTCCAGCTTTCCAGAAAAAGCTTACACCTGCAGAGACGCATATGCTCGCTAAGTATTACAACAACCCCGATGAGGAAAAGTTGAGAGTGTCCTTAATTGCGTTCCCTCACTTCCAGACATTGCCATCCAAGGTGCACAAAGTAATGCATTCACGTCAAACAGGCATGTTAATTGACGCTATGCAGCACTTGCAAGAGCCAACTTTTTCAGAACAGAGTAAAAGCTTCTTCACTGAG TTTCGAGCTCCTTTGggtgaaagagaagagcttGATACAGGTCTGAGGGTTACTAATGATCCAAAAG ATCTACACTCTGTCCGTGATTTGGAAGTCAACACATCACAGAGAAAGGCAAAACAAGTTGAATCTCCCACAAGCACCTTAGAGACAACAGAGAAGGATTACGAAGAATCTTCACCCACACACCGTTATCTTTTCAGTTCAGAATGTGCATCCGTTGATACTCTGGGGAACGTCTTCGTAATGCCAGTTCCTCTTTTATTCTTTCCTAATGTTCTGGAGTCAGACAATACGCCTCTGcctaaaacagaaaaacaacatTCTTGCCGGAATACATCTCACATTGACTTAGTTCCAGTAGATACTTCGGAAAAACATCGGCAAGATAATATCTCATGCAAGTTAAAGGAAAGATTCTCGCCAGACGGTGCCAGCGAGACACTAGAGACTCATAGCCTTGTGAAAAGGAACTCCACCAGAGTAGGTGAAGATGATGTAGCGAATTCTGTTGGAGAAATTGTGTTATCATCGGATGAAGATGACTGTGAGGGATTGGAGCTTAGTCCACGGCTCACTAACTTCATCAAGAGCGGCATTGTTCCAGAGTCACCTGTCTATGACCAAG GGGAAGcgaacagagaagaagatcttgAATTTCCTCAGCTTTCTTCACCCATGAGGTTCAGTAACGAATTGGCAGGAGAGTCTTCTTTCCCTGAGAGAAAGGTTCAGCATAAGTGCAACGATTATAACATTGTGTCTACAACCACTGAATTGAGAACTCCTCAGAAGGAGGTAGGTTTGGCCAACGGAACAGAATGCTTGGCTGTTTCTCCTATTCCTGAGGATTGGAGAACTCCCTTGGCGAATCTGACAAACACAAACAGCAGCGCTCGCAAAGATTGGCGGGTGAGTTCTGGAGAAAAGTTAGAAACTCTTCGACAGCCTCGCAAGTTGAAGAGACTACGTAGACTTGGAGATTGCTCGAGTGCTGTAAAGGAGAATTATCCTGGTATTACAGAGGCAGACCATATCAGATCTCGTTCTCGCGGTAAAAAGCACATTAGAG gtaagaagaagatgatcatgGATGATGATGTCCAAGTCTTCATTGACGAGGAAGCTGA GGTCTCTTCGGGAGCAGAGATGTCGGCTGATGAGAACGAAGATGTGACTGGCGATTCATTTGAAGATAGTTTCATAGATGACGGAACAATGCCTACAGCAAATACTCAAGCCGAGTCTGGTAAAGTTGACATGATGGCTGTTTACAG GCGTTCTCTTCTCAGCCAGTCACCATTACCGGCGAGATTTCGTGATTTAGCCGCATCAAGTCTGAGTCCTTATTCTGCTGGACCCTTGACGAGAATAAATGAGAGCAGAAGCGACTCAGATAAATCATTGTCTTCTCTTCGaacaccaaaaacaacaaactctGAGTCAAACCAAGATGCAATGATGATAGGAAACCTTTCGGTAGTACAAATCTCGTCAGATAGCCGGAAAAGGAAATTTAGCTTATGCAACTCGGCGAATGCCCCCGTGATTAACTTAGAAAGCAAGTTTGCAGCTCATGCACAAGCCACGGAGAAGGAAAGCCATGAAGGCGTGAGAAGCAATGCAGGTGCGTTAGAgtacaatgatgatgatgatgatgcattcTTTGCGACACTAGACTTTGATGCAATGGAAGCACAAGCCACATTGTTATTGTCGAAACAGAGATCCgaagcaaaagagaaagaagacgCAACGGTTATACCTAATCCAGGCATGCAGAGAAGTGATGGTATGGAGAAAGATGCACCATCTTTTGATCTTGGTCTGTGGTGA